A genomic window from Acidimicrobiales bacterium includes:
- a CDS encoding acetyl-CoA C-acetyltransferase, whose translation MNEAYIVDAVRTPVGKRGGGLSGVHPADLGAAAINALMERTGVDPAAVEDVIFGCVDTIGPQAGDIARTCWLAAGLPDEVPGTTIDRQCGSSQQAVHFAAQAVLSGTSDVVVAGGVQNMSQIPITAAMLAGQAYGFDDPFSGSEGWKSRYGGEEVSQFRAAEMIAAKWEISREDMERFALESHERAIRAIDEGRFETQIVPVAGVTEDEGPRRGTSPEKMASLPTLVEGGRLTAAVSSQISDASAALLIVNERGLATHGLKPRARIHHISVRGADPVWMLTAPIPATAYALEKAGMSLDDIDLVEINEAFASVVLAWLADTGAEHAKVNVNGGAISLGHPLGATGARLMTTLLAELERTGGRYGLQTMCEGGGQANVTIIERLG comes from the coding sequence ATGAACGAGGCTTACATCGTCGACGCTGTCCGCACGCCGGTTGGCAAGCGAGGGGGCGGCTTGTCGGGCGTGCACCCGGCAGATCTCGGCGCGGCGGCGATCAACGCGCTGATGGAACGCACCGGTGTCGACCCCGCCGCCGTTGAGGACGTCATCTTCGGTTGCGTCGACACCATCGGCCCGCAGGCCGGTGACATCGCCCGGACGTGCTGGCTGGCTGCAGGGTTGCCGGACGAGGTACCGGGCACGACCATCGACCGCCAGTGCGGTTCTTCCCAGCAGGCCGTCCACTTCGCGGCTCAGGCGGTGCTGAGTGGAACCAGCGACGTGGTGGTCGCGGGCGGGGTGCAGAACATGAGCCAGATCCCGATCACCGCCGCCATGCTCGCCGGGCAGGCCTACGGATTCGACGACCCGTTCTCCGGTTCCGAGGGCTGGAAGTCGCGCTACGGAGGCGAGGAGGTCTCGCAGTTCCGCGCCGCGGAGATGATCGCCGCGAAGTGGGAGATCAGCCGCGAGGACATGGAGCGCTTCGCCCTCGAATCGCACGAACGGGCTATCAGGGCGATCGACGAAGGGAGATTCGAAACCCAGATCGTCCCCGTCGCGGGAGTCACCGAAGACGAGGGGCCGAGGAGGGGGACGTCGCCGGAGAAGATGGCGTCGTTGCCGACGCTCGTCGAAGGCGGGCGGCTGACTGCGGCGGTGTCCAGCCAGATATCCGACGCTTCCGCGGCATTGCTGATCGTCAACGAGCGGGGCCTCGCGACTCACGGGCTGAAGCCACGCGCGCGCATCCATCACATCAGCGTCCGGGGAGCCGACCCGGTGTGGATGCTGACGGCGCCGATACCCGCGACCGCGTACGCGCTGGAGAAGGCCGGAATGAGCCTCGACGACATCGACCTGGTCGAGATCAACGAGGCGTTCGCCTCAGTCGTGCTGGCGTGGCTGGCCGACACCGGGGCCGAACACGCGAAGGTGAACGTCAACGGTGGGGCTATTTCGCTTGGTCATCCGCTCGGCGCCACGGGAGCACGCCTCATGACGACGCTGCTCGCCGAGCTCGAGAGGACCGGGGGGCGCTACGGCCTGCAGACCATGTGCGAGGGTGGCGGCCAGGCGAACGTCACCATCATCGAGCGCCTGGGCTGA